The window GCGGCGACGCGCGGAAGCTCGTCGAGCGCCGCGCTCGCCTGCGGCGCCATGCGCAGGAACCACAGCGGGTGGAAGCACGCGGCGTCGGCGAGGCTGAAATCCGAGCTCAGGAGGAACGCGCGTCCGTCCGCGAGCTGCGCATCCAGCGTCGCGAGGTGACCGCGCAGCTGCTCGCGCGCGTACGGCGCGAGCTTCGGCAGCTCCGCGAAGTCCCGTCCCGGCATGAGCTTCGTGCGGTCCTCGATGAACTCCTTCGGCACGAGGTGCCCGATCTCGCCGAACACGACCGTCACCGCGGCGAGGAACACGATGCGGTCGGCCCACAGGCTCCAGGCGTGGCAGGTGCCCTCGCTCGCGCCGGGGTAGATCGTCGGCTCGGGGTGCAGCCGCTCGAGGACGCGCACGATGAGCTGCGTGTCGCAGTAGACGTCGGCGCCGATCTGCAGCACCGGGATGCGCCGGTAGCCGCCGGTGAGCGGCACGAGGTCCGGCTTCGGCATGATCGTCGGCTGCTCGACCGCGCGCCAGGCGAGCCGCTTGTGCGCGAGCACCTTGCGCACCTTCTCCGAGAAGGGCGAGGTGTCGTACTGGTGCAGGATCAACGTCGCTTCGCTCGCCATCGCGTCCTCCTGCGTCGTGCGGCGCTCTCCGCAGCTACGAAGAAGCTTCGCGCGTGACTTCCGACGCCGCGCCGACGCGGGCGTCCTGCGCCGATGCCTCGCCGCCCAGCGCCGCCGCAGCATCCTCACGCGTCGCCGCCGAGCCAACGGACGGTTCAGCCTCGTCCGGTGTGGGCAGAGGGACCCCCGCCGCAGCGAGCGCGTCCGCAACCAGCG is drawn from Candidatus Binatia bacterium and contains these coding sequences:
- a CDS encoding glutathione S-transferase family protein, translated to MASEATLILHQYDTSPFSEKVRKVLAHKRLAWRAVEQPTIMPKPDLVPLTGGYRRIPVLQIGADVYCDTQLIVRVLERLHPEPTIYPGASEGTCHAWSLWADRIVFLAAVTVVFGEIGHLVPKEFIEDRTKLMPGRDFAELPKLAPYAREQLRGHLATLDAQLADGRAFLLSSDFSLADAACFHPLWFLRMAPQASAALDELPRVAAWAKRVDEMGHGERSDMAPAEALAIARDATPAPAGGVDPREPNGLRVGQSVSVTPDDYGFDPVRGELVASSVHEIAVKRVDPALGEIVVHFPRVGYRVAAEG